One genomic window of Caenorhabditis elegans chromosome I includes the following:
- the R06C1.4 gene encoding RRM domain-containing protein (Partially confirmed by transcript evidence) produces the protein MASQGFSVYVGNVPYQGTEEEIGNYFAAVGHVNNVRIVYDRETGRPRGFAFVEFSEEAGAQRAVEQLNGVAFNGRNLRVNYANK, from the exons atGGCTTCCCAAGGATTCTCCGTCTACG ttgGAAACGTTCCATACCAAGGAACTGAGGAGGAGATCGGAAACTACTTCGCCGCCGTCGGACATGTTAACAACGTCAG AATCGTGTACGATCGTGAAACCGGACGCCCACGCGGTTTCGCATTCGTCGAGTTCTCCGAGGAAGCCGGAGCTCAAAGAGCCGTCGAACAACTTAACGGAGTTGCCTTCAATGGACGCAACCTTCGTGTCAACTACGCCAACAAGTAA